One window of the Pedobacter ginsengisoli genome contains the following:
- a CDS encoding c-type cytochrome: MIKFSLSLIYSLVIFLGIKSFFGEPKATSFDPPELTITPFAGPDVTPSPACLAVAATGEVFVGVDMIGSLGKDPDKGRILKLIDKDNDGKMDQHVEFAMVDNPRGIIAQGDKVFVLHTTFSKETKKATGMALVVFEDKDGDGKADGPAKPLIEHLSNTKYIQERGTDHATNGIRMGIDGWIYISVGDFGFHNATDRSGKKLTMLGGGIVRVRPDGTEMEIFMHGTRNVYDVAIDPFMNVFTRENTNDGGGWNVRFSHFIQSGEYGYPVLFQHFTDEILPALVDVGGGSGTGALYMSEPNWPEKYNNVPMMADWGRSMLYIHRVTPDGPTFTQKEEEFIKLPQITDLDVDGSGRLYLAAWDGAGYSGSPSKGYVVRAVPNNWTYKAFPNVAKASVKQLAELLKSASAVARLSASQELIARSSKQATATALKVASDKKLPLVVRVAGIYTYAQAAGVDGIPTLLEFTKEDAMREFALKTLADRKNNVQNVPTEPFLAGLKDASPRVQAVAAIGLGRLGHLETASALLQTKVPASFVEPAKDVEGPHATPNSAIVLPHLAVQALVSLNAVDATVAAINGENSTIALWTLRYMHDQKAVDGLINAYQQSKDEKLKKQILITLARLYKKEDAYDASWWWGTRPDSHGPYYKGVVWAASPAIEKFLKGEWEKADANGKQFFVDLDARNRMEIPAFATEEKVAAAEEPKVDLEKIKNQKGQVGKSSIEDVLLAINKLEGDPVKGKALFTRQGCIACHSISKGEKMKGPFMGQIGSIMNREQIAESILKPSASISQGFATVMISAKGDKTYMGFITEETAAKVVMRNIAGEVFTIKASDILSRKEMDSSMMPAGLANSLSYDELASLVTFLSQQKK, encoded by the coding sequence ATGATTAAATTTTCTTTAAGTCTTATTTATTCCCTTGTTATATTTCTGGGAATAAAAAGCTTCTTTGGCGAACCAAAAGCCACCTCTTTTGACCCACCTGAATTAACAATTACTCCATTTGCCGGACCTGATGTTACCCCAAGTCCGGCTTGTTTGGCTGTTGCTGCAACAGGCGAAGTATTTGTTGGTGTTGATATGATTGGATCATTAGGTAAAGATCCAGACAAAGGCCGCATTCTTAAACTTATTGATAAGGATAATGATGGCAAAATGGACCAGCACGTTGAATTTGCAATGGTTGATAACCCTCGCGGTATCATTGCACAAGGCGACAAAGTTTTTGTATTACATACCACCTTTTCTAAAGAAACAAAAAAAGCTACAGGAATGGCCCTGGTAGTTTTTGAAGATAAAGATGGCGATGGAAAGGCTGATGGCCCTGCAAAACCACTTATTGAACACCTAAGTAACACTAAGTACATCCAGGAACGTGGAACAGACCATGCTACCAATGGAATTAGAATGGGTATTGATGGCTGGATTTACATTTCAGTAGGCGATTTCGGGTTCCACAATGCTACAGACCGTTCAGGCAAAAAGCTAACCATGTTGGGTGGTGGTATTGTCCGCGTACGTCCTGATGGAACTGAAATGGAAATATTTATGCATGGAACACGTAACGTTTATGATGTTGCTATTGATCCGTTTATGAATGTTTTCACAAGAGAAAACACCAATGATGGTGGTGGATGGAATGTTCGCTTTTCTCACTTTATCCAATCTGGAGAATACGGATACCCTGTTTTATTCCAGCACTTTACCGACGAGATATTACCAGCTTTAGTAGATGTTGGTGGAGGTTCTGGTACTGGTGCTTTATATATGAGCGAACCAAACTGGCCTGAAAAATACAACAACGTCCCAATGATGGCTGATTGGGGAAGAAGCATGTTGTATATCCATAGGGTTACACCTGATGGACCTACTTTTACCCAAAAAGAAGAGGAGTTTATCAAGCTTCCTCAAATCACAGATTTGGATGTTGATGGATCAGGCAGACTTTATCTTGCTGCATGGGATGGCGCAGGTTATTCTGGTAGCCCAAGCAAAGGTTATGTAGTTCGGGCAGTACCAAACAACTGGACTTACAAAGCGTTTCCAAATGTGGCCAAAGCCTCTGTTAAACAACTTGCAGAGTTACTTAAATCAGCAAGTGCTGTAGCACGTTTAAGCGCATCGCAGGAATTAATTGCTCGTTCTAGTAAACAAGCTACTGCCACCGCTTTAAAAGTAGCGTCTGATAAAAAACTTCCTCTTGTTGTACGTGTTGCAGGTATCTATACTTACGCACAAGCCGCCGGAGTAGACGGAATCCCTACTTTGTTAGAATTCACCAAAGAAGATGCGATGAGAGAATTTGCTTTAAAAACTCTTGCAGATCGTAAAAACAACGTGCAGAACGTTCCAACTGAGCCTTTTTTAGCAGGTCTTAAAGACGCCTCGCCACGTGTTCAAGCTGTTGCAGCAATTGGATTAGGTCGTTTAGGCCATCTAGAAACTGCTTCTGCCCTATTGCAAACTAAAGTTCCTGCATCATTTGTAGAACCAGCTAAAGACGTTGAAGGCCCTCATGCTACACCTAATTCAGCTATTGTGTTACCTCACCTTGCGGTTCAGGCATTGGTAAGCCTTAACGCTGTTGATGCTACTGTAGCTGCCATTAATGGCGAAAACTCAACCATTGCATTATGGACTTTACGTTATATGCATGATCAAAAAGCGGTTGATGGTTTAATTAATGCTTATCAGCAATCAAAAGATGAGAAGTTAAAAAAACAAATTCTGATCACCTTAGCTCGTCTTTACAAAAAAGAAGATGCTTACGATGCTTCATGGTGGTGGGGAACAAGACCAGATTCTCATGGTCCATATTACAAAGGTGTTGTTTGGGCAGCTTCTCCTGCTATCGAGAAATTCTTAAAAGGAGAATGGGAAAAAGCAGATGCTAACGGCAAACAATTTTTTGTAGATCTTGATGCACGTAACCGTATGGAAATTCCAGCATTTGCTACCGAAGAAAAAGTTGCTGCTGCCGAAGAGCCTAAAGTAGACCTTGAAAAGATCAAAAATCAAAAAGGACAAGTTGGTAAATCATCTATCGAAGATGTATTATTAGCTATCAATAAATTAGAAGGAGATCCGGTTAAAGGTAAAGCATTATTTACCCGTCAGGGATGTATTGCTTGTCATAGCATTAGCAAAGGCGAAAAAATGAAAGGTCCTTTTATGGGTCAGATCGGTTCTATTATGAACCGCGAGCAAATTGCTGAGTCTATCCTTAAACCAAGTGCTTCAATTTCTCAAGGATTTGCTACTGTAATGATCTCTGCTAAAGGCGATAAAACTTACATGGGCTTTATTACTGAAGAAACAGCTGCTAAGGTTGTAATGCGTAATATTGCTGGCGAAGTTTTCACTATTAAAGCAAGCGATATTTTATCACGTAAAGAAATGGATTCATCAATGATGCCTGCAGGTTTAGCCAATTCATTATCGTACGATGAACTTGCTTCACTTGTTACTTTCCTTTCTCAGCAAAAGAAATAA
- a CDS encoding DUF1080 domain-containing protein, producing the protein MKQNFISTMFRVAIALSLPLVFFGCSVKQSSPTLKWEQMFDGKDLNGWDVKIRKHDLNDNFGNTFSVKDGNIQVRYDKYSEFDEQFGHLFYKKPYSYYLIGVEYRFTGDQVKGGPGWAYRNSGIMIHGQDPATMKKDQDFPNSIEVQLLGGAGNGERPTANLCTPGTQFVKDGKVIKTHCIESNSKTFNGDQWVRVEVLALGDSLIVHYVNGEEVLRYNRPQLDPVGGAAEGKLLTGGSISLQSESHPVDFRKVEIINLEKYAKDPAKLQEVVQKLMAEKRVAKQ; encoded by the coding sequence ATGAAACAAAACTTCATTTCTACAATGTTCAGGGTAGCAATTGCCCTGAGTTTACCCTTAGTTTTCTTTGGCTGTTCTGTTAAACAATCATCACCCACCCTAAAATGGGAGCAAATGTTTGATGGCAAGGATTTAAACGGCTGGGATGTTAAAATAAGAAAGCATGACCTGAACGATAATTTCGGAAACACTTTTAGTGTTAAAGATGGAAATATTCAGGTGAGATACGATAAATATTCAGAATTTGATGAGCAATTTGGCCATTTGTTTTATAAAAAGCCATACTCCTATTATCTTATAGGTGTAGAATATCGCTTTACCGGCGATCAGGTAAAAGGCGGTCCGGGATGGGCATATCGCAATAGCGGTATCATGATCCATGGCCAGGATCCGGCAACTATGAAAAAAGATCAGGACTTCCCTAATTCTATTGAAGTGCAGTTATTAGGAGGTGCCGGAAATGGCGAACGTCCTACAGCAAACTTATGTACTCCAGGAACTCAGTTTGTAAAAGATGGCAAAGTAATTAAAACCCACTGTATCGAATCTAATTCTAAAACTTTCAATGGCGACCAATGGGTACGTGTTGAAGTTCTTGCCCTTGGAGACTCATTGATCGTACACTATGTAAATGGCGAAGAAGTACTACGCTACAACAGACCTCAATTAGATCCTGTTGGCGGTGCCGCAGAAGGTAAACTTTTAACTGGTGGATCTATTTCATTGCAAAGCGAAAGCCATCCAGTAGATTTCAGAAAAGTAGAGATCATCAATTTAGAAAAATATGCCAAAGATCCTGCAAAACTACAAGAGGTAGTTCAAAAACTAATGGCAGAAAAAAGAGTAGCAAAACAATAA
- a CDS encoding DUF5916 domain-containing protein — protein MRINLFLLAFFFSLSLSAQKKNDSYQLHINKASSPIKIDGELDEQAWQDAEVATDFYMILPMDTSFAKVRTDVRMTYDQQNLYLSVINYNGTEGPYMVESLRRDFSFLKNDNFIMFMDPFDDQTNGFAFGANAAGAQWDGLMYDGGKVDLSWDNKWQSVVKNYPDKWIFEAVIPFKSIRYKKGITKWGINFGRNDLKTTEKSSWAPVPRQFPSASLAYTGTLVWDMPPPDPGTTVSLIPYALGGVIKDFQTDKPSTYRKDIGLDAKVAITSSLNLDLTVNPDFSQVDVDKQVTNLDRFELFYPERRQFFLENGDQFTNFGYSGIRPFFSRRIGLGVPIKFGARLSGKLNKDWRLGIMNMQTEKQSSTALPAQNFTVAALQRRVFARSNVGFLLINKESLNYNPNDLAPGTAAYSRYNRNFGMEYNLASANNFWTGKAMVLKSFSPGKSGHDWTHAANLQYTSGKWNISWQHEYVGRNYTAEVGYVPRQGYVKLMPQITRLFFPKKGPLLSHGPQITSTNFFDENMHRTDNELLASYGMVFRSRNTLTVWGSGTYIKLLQPFDPASTKIDTLVAGSEHNWATVGADYVSKPQSLFTYALNARYGGYYADGKRLTLGGEFGYRFQPYVSIALSANYNKLNLPKPWGYNDFWLIGPRVDVTMTNTLFLTGFVQYNEQMKNMNVNTRFQWRYRPASDLFIVYTDNYLPEPFAVKNRALVVKFVYWLNI, from the coding sequence GTGCGAATTAACCTCTTTTTACTTGCCTTCTTTTTCAGTTTATCTCTTTCAGCTCAAAAAAAGAATGACAGCTATCAGTTACATATTAATAAAGCTTCATCTCCAATTAAAATAGATGGTGAACTAGATGAACAAGCCTGGCAGGATGCCGAGGTGGCAACAGATTTCTATATGATTTTGCCAATGGATACCAGTTTCGCGAAAGTGCGAACTGATGTGCGGATGACATATGATCAGCAAAATCTTTACCTATCGGTAATAAATTATAATGGCACTGAGGGACCATATATGGTGGAATCTTTGCGTCGTGATTTTTCTTTTTTAAAGAATGATAACTTTATCATGTTCATGGATCCTTTTGACGATCAAACCAATGGTTTCGCGTTTGGTGCTAATGCTGCCGGTGCACAATGGGACGGTTTGATGTATGATGGGGGTAAGGTGGATTTGAGCTGGGATAATAAATGGCAGTCTGTAGTAAAGAACTATCCTGATAAATGGATTTTTGAGGCCGTAATTCCTTTTAAAAGTATCAGATATAAGAAAGGTATTACTAAATGGGGAATAAATTTTGGTAGAAATGACCTGAAGACTACTGAAAAAAGCAGCTGGGCACCTGTGCCAAGGCAGTTCCCATCAGCATCATTGGCTTACACAGGTACATTGGTTTGGGATATGCCTCCCCCTGATCCCGGAACTACCGTTTCTTTGATTCCTTATGCACTTGGTGGTGTAATTAAAGATTTTCAAACTGACAAGCCTTCTACATACAGAAAGGATATAGGATTAGATGCTAAAGTAGCTATTACTTCTTCATTAAATCTGGATCTTACTGTAAATCCTGATTTTTCGCAGGTTGACGTAGATAAGCAGGTAACCAACCTCGATAGGTTTGAATTATTTTATCCGGAAAGAAGGCAGTTTTTTCTGGAAAATGGAGATCAGTTTACCAATTTCGGCTATTCCGGTATCCGCCCATTCTTTTCGCGTAGGATAGGTCTGGGCGTACCTATTAAATTTGGGGCACGCTTAAGTGGTAAATTAAATAAAGACTGGAGATTGGGTATTATGAATATGCAAACTGAGAAGCAAAGCTCAACTGCTTTACCAGCACAGAACTTTACTGTGGCAGCCTTACAGCGCCGTGTGTTTGCCCGCTCTAACGTTGGCTTTTTATTGATCAATAAAGAATCTTTAAACTATAATCCGAATGATCTGGCCCCAGGAACAGCTGCTTATTCGCGCTACAACAGGAACTTCGGGATGGAATATAATCTGGCTTCTGCCAATAACTTCTGGACGGGAAAGGCCATGGTGCTTAAATCTTTTAGTCCGGGGAAAAGCGGGCATGACTGGACACACGCCGCCAATCTGCAATACACAAGTGGTAAATGGAACATCAGCTGGCAACATGAATACGTGGGACGTAATTATACTGCCGAAGTAGGCTATGTGCCAAGGCAGGGTTATGTTAAATTGATGCCACAGATTACGCGTCTTTTCTTTCCAAAAAAAGGCCCTTTGTTAAGTCATGGGCCTCAAATAACATCGACCAATTTCTTTGATGAAAACATGCATCGTACAGATAATGAACTGCTGGCATCTTACGGTATGGTTTTTAGAAGCAGAAATACACTTACGGTTTGGGGGTCTGGTACTTATATTAAGCTTTTACAGCCATTTGATCCGGCAAGTACTAAAATAGATACGCTGGTGGCCGGTAGTGAACACAACTGGGCTACTGTAGGGGCAGATTATGTATCAAAGCCTCAAAGCTTGTTTACATATGCATTGAATGCTCGTTATGGGGGCTATTACGCTGACGGTAAACGATTAACATTGGGTGGGGAGTTTGGTTACCGCTTTCAGCCTTATGTAAGTATAGCACTAAGTGCAAACTATAATAAACTGAACTTACCGAAACCCTGGGGCTACAATGATTTTTGGTTGATAGGGCCAAGAGTGGATGTTACGATGACAAACACTTTGTTTCTTACAGGCTTTGTGCAGTACAATGAGCAAATGAAAAATATGAACGTAAATACAAGGTTTCAATGGCGGTATCGCCCTGCCTCAGATTTGTTTATTGTATATACCGATAATTATTTGCCAGAACCTTTTGCGGTTAAAAACAGGGCTTTGGTAGTTAAATTCGTGTATTGGCTAAATATTTAG